A part of Neodiprion pinetum isolate iyNeoPine1 chromosome 4, iyNeoPine1.2, whole genome shotgun sequence genomic DNA contains:
- the Fip1 gene encoding pre-mRNA 3'-end-processing factor FIP1 — protein sequence MADESEDQWLYGDSVDGKEVSSAQSSLENSRNEDAPNSCQESLVLGAQLPFSDGPPGVSEDTGLQENHQMGELEAEVSNADRESNENGTKEMSGQEDGEAATDSDSDDDVHVVIGDIKSTPAYSSLNIKRGGMLTAATGAPDKLNKQPGKFSIDEFETIGVINGMPAHEFNLDQLEDKPWRQPGADITDYFNYGFNEETWRAYCERQKRMRSESGVGLILNAGGGGGNNPGGGIRVPQVAITNDNSKYSGIMGPKRAGPPPGRKMAGTIDVIGSSGLASRRNLDKSPPKENVIQVMTADRREYSRKPGFPDMSVPPPGAGMPPPFDMPPPGYAGEPPPFYIPETDPYYQSYEPTQDSQWGNDPTWQPTNLAIPLTEGEEDKDAGPKTIPTMVPPIAIPTLLPPRDSRETRDRDRDRDRDSMVRDRERDRERDRERESVSRDRTRERDTESVSKEEDRDRDRDRSRSQHRHKERHRHRSRSRSRRHKSKSRSPSRRKKKSRRSERERSKEESE from the exons ATGGCGGATGAAAGCGAGGATCAGTGGTTGTACGGTGATTCGGTAGATGGGAAAGAAGTTTCCTCGGCTCAATCAAGTTTGGAAAACTCAAGAAATGAAGACGCTCCCAACTCATGTCAAGAGTCGTTGGTCTTGGGTGCCCAATTACCTTTTTCTGACGGACCACCAGGA GTGTCTGAAGACACAGGGCTTCAAGAAAACCATCAAATGGGAGAATTGGAGGCTGAAGTAAGTAATGCGGATAGAGAGAGTAACGAGAATGGAACAAAAGAGATGTCAGGCCAGGAAGATGGAGAAGCAGCAACTGATTCGGATTCAGATGACGATGTGCACGTCGTCATTGGAGACATTAAATCCACTCCGGCGTATAGCAGTCTAAATATAAAGCGCGGTGGAATGCTAACCGCTGCAACCGGTGCTCCAGATAAGTTGAACAAGCAGCCGGGAAAATTCAgcattgatgaatttgaaacgattGGAGTCATCAATGGAATGCCTGCCCACGAATTCAATTTGGATCAGCTTGAAGATAAACCATGGAGGCAGCCTGGAGCAGATATAACAGATTACTTTAATTACGGTTTTAATGAAGAAACATGGCGAGCATATTGTGAAAGGCAAAAACGAATGCGTAGCGAATCTGGGGTTGGGTTGATACTCAACgctggaggaggaggaggcaaTAACCCAGGAGGTGGAATCCGGGTGCCGCAAGTAGCAATTACTAACGATAATAGTAAGTATTCAGGGATCATGGGACCCAAGAGGGCAGGTCCACCGCCTGGCCGCAAAATGGCAGGAACTATAGACGTGATTGGAAGCTCTGGATTGGCCTCCAGACGAAACTTAGATAAATCACCACCTAAAGAAAATGTTATTCAAGTAATGACTGCTGATAGAAGGGAATACTCTAGAAAACCTGGTTTTCCTGACATGAGTGTTCCTCCTCCTGGAGCAGGAATGCCACCTCCCTTCGATATGCCTCCGCCAGGATACGCCGGGGAACCACCTCCTTTTTACATTCCGGAAACTGATCCTTATTATCAAAGCTACGAACCTACGCAGGACAGCCAGTGGGGAAATGATCCT acatGGCAACCAACTAATCTTGCAATTCCATTAACGGAAGGTGAAGAAGACAAAGATGCTGGCCCTAAAACAATTCCTACTATGGTTCCGCCGATAGCAATACCAACTCTTTTACCTCCGAGAGATTCTAGAGAAACGAGAGACAGAGATAGAGATAGGGACAGAGACTCCATGGTGCGAGATAGAGAGAGGGACCGAGAACGTGACAGAGAACGAGAGTCTGTGTCAAGAGATCGGACAAGAGAAAGGGACACGGAGTCTGTCTCGAAGGAGGAAGATAGGGATAGGGACAGGGATAGATCAAGATCTCAACATCGCCACAAAGAAAG GCATAGGCACAGATCAAGATCGCGTTCACGTCGGCACAAATCCAAGTCACGCAGTCCTAGTCGGCGTAAAAAGAAATCCCGTCGATCGGAGCGGGAGCGTTCCAAAGAAGAAAGTGAATAG